A window of the Mucilaginibacter sp. cycad4 genome harbors these coding sequences:
- a CDS encoding RagB/SusD family nutrient uptake outer membrane protein, which translates to MKLQYKTPLFLMMGGMLSITACKKNLLDVTPTDRIASSAIGSDTAVFEAYVTNRYIGARLQDKEGDGSNPGFGRGFEYSMWSSLTDESIYNNDDATWLIQRGQLAPENLGGAGVLWGRSYRSIRECNSALALLPNLSMSAAHKTRIEGELKFIRAFRYQDLIRNYGGVVLMGDKVTNLNDNLQDPSLSKRASIKECIDYVSAQLDDAASKLPLNNDGSWLLGRATKGAALALKSRLKLYAASPLYAAGTWADAVTAAQAVISLNKYGIYTGGYANLFLTNETNEAIFERLYTKNANHTHLEIANGPNGYGGWAGNTPLQNLVDDYEMDNGKAITDPTSGYDPTHPYDHRDPRFAATVLYNGAPYRERNIEAFIPGGKDSKDGADNWNTTKTGYYLKKYMNDAYPLQNPWGNAGFQPWIYFRYAEILLNFAEAANEAYGPDVVPSGSSLSARTAINLIRSRPGVNMPALAGGMSQSQMRDAVRYERRVELAFEEHRFYDVRRWKIAEVTENKPAGGVIITKNANGTFTYTPKVALDGRKFETKHYWLPIPRAEIQASGGQLQQNPGY; encoded by the coding sequence ATGAAACTACAATATAAAACCCCGCTGTTTTTAATGATGGGCGGTATGCTGAGTATTACAGCATGTAAAAAAAATTTACTGGATGTAACCCCTACCGATAGGATCGCTTCATCGGCTATTGGTTCGGATACAGCGGTATTTGAAGCTTACGTAACTAATCGTTACATAGGTGCCAGGTTACAGGATAAAGAGGGTGATGGTTCAAACCCTGGCTTTGGCCGTGGTTTTGAGTACAGCATGTGGAGCTCACTCACTGACGAGTCAATTTATAACAATGACGATGCTACCTGGCTTATTCAAAGGGGCCAGCTTGCACCCGAAAATTTGGGCGGTGCGGGAGTACTTTGGGGGCGTAGTTACCGCAGCATAAGGGAATGTAATTCAGCATTGGCTCTTTTGCCGAATCTGTCGATGAGCGCGGCACATAAAACCCGCATTGAGGGCGAACTTAAATTTATCAGGGCTTTCCGTTACCAGGACCTGATCCGCAATTATGGCGGTGTTGTTTTGATGGGTGATAAAGTAACTAATCTTAATGATAACCTGCAGGACCCATCACTATCTAAACGTGCTTCGATTAAGGAGTGTATTGATTACGTGAGTGCCCAGCTTGATGACGCCGCATCAAAATTGCCGCTAAACAATGATGGTAGCTGGCTTTTAGGTCGTGCTACCAAAGGCGCAGCGTTGGCTTTAAAATCAAGGTTAAAATTATATGCTGCAAGCCCATTATATGCTGCTGGCACCTGGGCCGATGCTGTTACAGCTGCACAGGCAGTTATCAGCCTTAATAAATATGGTATTTACACAGGTGGCTACGCTAACCTGTTTTTGACCAACGAAACTAACGAAGCTATTTTTGAGCGTTTGTATACTAAAAATGCAAATCATACCCACCTTGAAATAGCCAACGGGCCAAACGGCTATGGCGGCTGGGCAGGTAATACACCATTGCAAAATCTGGTAGATGATTATGAAATGGACAACGGTAAAGCCATTACCGACCCCACATCTGGCTACGATCCAACTCATCCATATGACCATCGCGACCCAAGGTTTGCTGCCACTGTGTTATACAACGGTGCCCCATACCGCGAGAGAAATATCGAAGCCTTCATTCCAGGTGGAAAAGACAGTAAAGATGGTGCCGATAACTGGAACACTACCAAAACAGGCTACTATCTAAAAAAATACATGAATGATGCATATCCATTGCAAAACCCATGGGGTAACGCGGGTTTCCAGCCATGGATCTATTTCCGTTATGCCGAGATCCTGTTGAACTTTGCTGAGGCAGCTAACGAAGCTTACGGGCCTGACGTTGTTCCTTCTGGTTCATCATTATCTGCACGTACGGCTATTAACCTGATCCGTTCACGTCCGGGTGTTAATATGCCTGCTTTGGCTGGGGGAATGTCACAATCACAAATGCGTGATGCTGTACGCTATGAGCGTCGTGTTGAACTGGCGTTTGAGGAGCACCGTTTTTATGATGTACGCCGCTGGAAAATTGCCGAGGTGACCGAAAATAAACCGGCAGGGGGTGTGATTATTACTAAAAATGCCAACGGTACATTTACTTATACACCAAAAGTAGCTTTAGACGGTCGCAAGTTTGAAACCAAACATTATTGGTTACCAATACCAAGGGCCGAGATCCAGGCATCTGGTGGGCAGTTGCAGCAAAACCCAGGTTACTAA
- a CDS encoding RICIN domain-containing protein: MKNLSIALLAMCCLAAGCKKDIVSVKKSSTPDEVKIGDKTVITDSTPASALKGVNWAADGDNFSDGILVLSGLTSADSYATVSAKADAVLTGIQTNTGANTVRLPVNYSTVSQTWWNSYTGVIDKALSKGMNVILGYWEAKSSADGKIDNTTEFWSMWQTIVAKYGSNAHVYFEIFNEPHGYSLTDWTTICAQWLSNYPSVPQGRILISGTSYSQDITGVGADSRFSGCLLSIHDYTFFSNGTLTTALQWENRLKGNIGAYSSRAVLTEFGIPMTGGKNYTGAIGGDQEIAYLQGLTNQARAYGMGAVYWPGVRTGDSYAIQQLNGTGTSLTVSTTNASGLSRIKYAWGVGAGGTDTFYTGAYYRFLNVNSGQALDVNGGSTANGAGIIQWPQNGGNNQQWVIAANGGGYYKITNRNSTQSLDVNMSSTANGAGIIQWPWNGGNNQQWQLTATSDGIYKVINRNSGLALDVNGASTTNGAGIIQWPYGGAANQQWQIVQQ, from the coding sequence ATGAAGAACTTAAGTATTGCATTATTAGCGATGTGTTGTTTGGCGGCCGGGTGTAAAAAGGATATCGTATCAGTAAAAAAATCATCCACTCCGGATGAAGTAAAAATAGGAGATAAAACAGTCATTACAGATTCAACACCGGCAAGCGCGCTGAAAGGCGTGAACTGGGCTGCCGATGGTGATAACTTTAGTGACGGGATCCTGGTATTAAGCGGCTTAACATCTGCTGATAGTTATGCCACGGTATCGGCTAAAGCTGATGCTGTATTAACAGGGATCCAAACCAATACAGGAGCAAATACGGTAAGGCTGCCTGTAAACTATTCAACGGTATCACAAACCTGGTGGAACTCTTATACAGGTGTTATTGATAAGGCTCTGAGTAAAGGAATGAATGTAATACTGGGTTACTGGGAAGCTAAATCATCTGCAGACGGGAAGATAGATAACACAACCGAGTTTTGGTCGATGTGGCAAACCATTGTTGCCAAATATGGCAGCAACGCGCATGTGTATTTCGAGATCTTTAACGAGCCGCACGGCTATTCTTTAACCGACTGGACAACCATTTGCGCCCAGTGGTTAAGCAACTATCCATCTGTTCCCCAAGGCAGGATCCTGATCAGCGGTACTTCTTATTCGCAGGATATTACAGGCGTTGGCGCCGATAGCCGTTTTTCGGGTTGTTTATTGTCGATCCATGATTATACCTTTTTCAGTAACGGCACACTTACAACCGCTCTGCAATGGGAAAATCGTTTGAAAGGTAATATTGGTGCCTACAGCAGCCGTGCAGTACTTACCGAATTTGGTATCCCGATGACAGGTGGTAAAAATTATACCGGGGCCATTGGCGGCGACCAGGAAATAGCATACCTGCAGGGTTTAACCAACCAGGCACGTGCTTATGGTATGGGCGCAGTTTATTGGCCGGGCGTACGTACCGGCGATAGCTACGCCATTCAACAATTGAACGGAACCGGTACAAGCCTTACCGTGTCAACAACAAATGCATCGGGCTTAAGTCGCATTAAATATGCCTGGGGCGTAGGTGCCGGTGGTACCGATACATTTTATACCGGTGCATACTACAGGTTTTTAAATGTTAACAGCGGCCAGGCGCTTGATGTTAATGGTGGCTCAACGGCCAATGGAGCAGGCATCATACAGTGGCCTCAAAACGGGGGCAATAACCAGCAATGGGTTATTGCTGCCAACGGCGGGGGCTATTACAAAATAACTAACCGCAACAGCACGCAGTCGCTTGATGTTAATATGAGTTCAACCGCCAATGGCGCGGGCATTATACAATGGCCGTGGAACGGTGGCAACAACCAGCAATGGCAGCTTACTGCTACCAGCGATGGTATCTATAAAGTAATTAACCGCAACAGCGGGCTTGCGCTTGATGTTAACGGCGCATCAACCACAAATGGTGCAGGCATCATTCAGTGGCCTTATGGCGGCGCTGCTAACCAGCAATGGCAAATAGTGCAACAATAA
- a CDS encoding two-component regulator propeller domain-containing protein, which yields MKKGSFCCFVLFLIISSAHAQSPIKNKILNYSLKNGLSFGIVNSITQDDKGFMWFATNDGLNRFDGTTFKVFKSRLGDSTALASNYVQKVLCDVHGSIWVSSRNGLSKFDSRTEKFIHYKFASNRAAKNDIGNIIQSHDGNLWITSYGQGFSYFNTQSAKVINYTQANLSRLSSNRVLCLYEDSKGLVWVGTQEGSINVFSHKDGVIANLAGLGPPIANLPATRINDIFEDHFHNMWIATGSGLGYYNRQSNKFTLLQTGQQGIKSKRYISVIEDSDKQLLVGLQDGGLFKVNIGSTPNYNTNNFFLQPVTGDDGYYLTQRSVQTLYIDKDKNVWVGTYGDGIYMVSSIKEKFSKIAKKRYGTSGESLVRFYGLCQDRDGFLWLGTDGEGIYKTSHNGTLIKQYKADGQPGSITDNAILYGYTDQDGNLWFGTYAKGLLQYNKKTDSFVNYTHGQGNDKSLGGNDVRVIYQDRHKNLWIGTNGGGLCLFNAVTKTFTNYTPANSGLTSYDVRSIAEDDKGNLWVGTYGGGLDFYNAAQKKFSRYFKPADEKNNLPGQVIFSLHPDKQQRLWIGTEGDGLISYDLKNRVFKKFNETNGLANNTVSAIKESSDGSLWVSTNKGLSNLDARNNKILNYDQSDGLQAGQFNAGSVLFDSANGLMYFGGTEGLNFFDPEKVNQSDYKPKVIITGLQIFGKQVEVGELDKDHAVLPEAINEARQITLQPDQSVFSIQYASLNYTYPDKGGFAYKLDGLDKTWNYVGDQRLATYRYLEPGDYVFKVKASNQDGLWFDNYATLQVKILPPWYKTWWAYLIYIATAGLVTYYYILYRSRQTRLKYEVKVAQLSAEKDKELNERKLSFFTNISHEFRTPLTLIINPVKDMLFGKGEATDDAGNLHIIYRNARRLLSLVDQLLLFRKAESDTDKLKIVRLNIVSLCHEVFLCFNHQARTKHIQFDFVSEKEAIEIYADREKMEIALFNLISNALKFTPEYGIVTCTITDFNDKITIEIKDSGCGIAEGTGDQLFGKFYQLQNSVPLAGGFGIGLYLVKAFIENHKGAISYTSEQGQGTVFNVSLLKGREHFGQQFVFEDVAETSVFLDELMENKGELIAAEPEIVVTVNKSHDALSSDTKTMLLIDDNQQIRTYLKQIFTGEFEIFEADNGTDGLELAYHLVPDIVISDVMMQGLSGIEVCSRIKEDPVLNHIPVILLTASSSPEIKLKGIEGGADDYISKPFEKEILVARVNGILKSRNNLQKYFYNEITLNKSNDLKISQEYKEFLERCLQIVEQHLTDPDFSIKTLAAEIGMSHSNLYKRIKSISGQSANSFIRFIRLRKAAEILLTTDSTVYETAYKVGLNDLKYFREQFNKLFGINPSDYIKKYRKPFHNNYNVNRDVIKEN from the coding sequence ATGAAAAAGGGATCCTTCTGCTGTTTTGTTCTTTTTTTGATCATTTCTTCGGCCCATGCGCAGTCGCCCATCAAAAATAAGATCCTCAACTATTCTTTAAAAAATGGTCTTTCTTTTGGCATCGTAAACAGCATTACACAAGATGATAAGGGTTTTATGTGGTTTGCCACCAATGATGGGCTCAATCGTTTTGATGGTACAACTTTTAAGGTTTTCAAATCGCGCCTGGGCGATTCAACTGCCCTGGCCAGTAACTATGTACAAAAGGTTTTGTGCGATGTTCATGGCAGCATCTGGGTATCGTCAAGAAACGGGCTCAGCAAATTTGATAGCCGTACAGAAAAGTTTATCCATTATAAATTTGCTTCTAACAGGGCTGCCAAAAACGATATTGGTAACATCATCCAAAGCCATGACGGTAATTTATGGATAACATCCTACGGGCAGGGTTTTTCTTATTTCAATACCCAATCGGCAAAGGTTATTAACTATACCCAGGCCAATTTATCCCGGCTGTCAAGCAATAGGGTCCTCTGTTTGTATGAGGATTCAAAGGGCCTTGTTTGGGTGGGTACACAGGAAGGGAGTATCAATGTTTTTAGTCATAAAGATGGTGTGATAGCCAACCTGGCGGGCTTAGGCCCCCCAATAGCCAACCTGCCGGCTACCCGGATCAATGATATTTTTGAAGATCATTTTCACAACATGTGGATAGCAACCGGAAGCGGGCTCGGCTACTATAACAGACAATCAAATAAATTTACCCTACTGCAAACCGGTCAGCAGGGTATTAAAAGTAAACGATACATATCGGTTATTGAGGATAGCGATAAGCAGTTGCTTGTCGGGTTACAGGATGGCGGGCTGTTTAAAGTGAATATTGGCTCAACCCCTAACTATAACACCAATAACTTTTTTCTGCAACCGGTTACCGGCGATGACGGCTATTATCTTACACAGCGCTCTGTTCAAACGCTTTATATAGATAAGGATAAAAATGTTTGGGTAGGTACCTATGGCGATGGTATTTACATGGTTAGCAGCATCAAGGAAAAATTTTCAAAGATCGCTAAAAAGCGATATGGAACCAGCGGCGAAAGTTTAGTAAGGTTTTATGGCCTGTGCCAGGACCGCGACGGCTTTTTATGGCTGGGCACTGATGGCGAGGGGATTTATAAAACCAGCCACAACGGTACCTTAATAAAGCAATATAAAGCAGATGGGCAACCAGGCAGCATCACCGATAATGCCATCTTATACGGATATACCGATCAGGACGGTAATTTATGGTTTGGTACTTATGCAAAAGGCCTTTTGCAGTATAACAAGAAAACAGATTCGTTTGTCAATTACACGCACGGCCAGGGAAATGACAAAAGCCTGGGTGGTAACGATGTAAGGGTTATTTACCAGGACAGGCATAAAAATTTATGGATTGGCACTAATGGCGGCGGCTTGTGCCTGTTTAATGCCGTTACAAAAACATTCACCAATTATACACCTGCCAATAGCGGCCTTACATCGTACGATGTAAGATCAATTGCCGAAGACGATAAAGGTAATCTGTGGGTTGGTACTTATGGCGGGGGACTTGATTTTTATAACGCCGCGCAAAAGAAATTCAGCAGGTATTTTAAACCTGCCGATGAAAAAAACAATTTACCCGGCCAGGTGATTTTTTCACTCCATCCTGATAAGCAACAGCGCTTATGGATAGGAACGGAGGGGGATGGGCTAATTTCATATGATCTTAAAAACAGGGTTTTTAAAAAGTTTAATGAAACTAATGGTCTCGCCAATAATACAGTATCGGCCATTAAAGAATCATCCGATGGCTCATTATGGGTAAGTACTAATAAAGGGTTATCAAACCTTGATGCCCGTAATAACAAGATCTTAAATTATGATCAGTCGGATGGGCTGCAGGCCGGGCAGTTTAACGCGGGGTCTGTTTTGTTTGATTCCGCTAACGGCTTAATGTATTTTGGGGGAACAGAAGGGCTTAACTTTTTTGACCCTGAAAAAGTAAATCAAAGCGATTACAAACCCAAAGTTATTATCACGGGTTTGCAGATTTTTGGTAAGCAGGTTGAAGTTGGCGAGCTTGACAAGGACCATGCCGTATTGCCCGAAGCCATTAACGAAGCAAGGCAGATCACATTACAGCCCGATCAGTCGGTGTTTTCTATCCAGTATGCCTCGTTAAATTATACTTATCCTGATAAGGGCGGTTTTGCTTATAAACTGGATGGCCTTGATAAAACCTGGAACTATGTTGGCGATCAGCGGCTGGCTACCTACCGTTATCTTGAACCCGGGGATTATGTGTTCAAGGTAAAAGCATCCAACCAGGATGGCTTATGGTTTGATAATTACGCTACGTTACAGGTTAAAATCCTGCCGCCCTGGTATAAAACCTGGTGGGCATATTTAATTTATATAGCTACAGCGGGGCTTGTTACTTATTACTATATACTTTACAGAAGCCGTCAAACGAGGCTTAAATACGAAGTTAAAGTAGCCCAGCTTTCGGCCGAAAAAGATAAGGAGCTCAACGAGCGTAAACTTTCCTTCTTCACCAATATTTCGCATGAATTCCGTACACCGCTAACGCTCATCATTAACCCGGTAAAGGACATGCTGTTCGGGAAGGGCGAGGCTACTGATGATGCCGGCAATTTGCATATCATTTACCGCAATGCACGGCGCCTTTTAAGTTTGGTTGACCAGCTTTTGCTGTTCAGGAAAGCCGAAAGCGATACCGATAAGCTCAAAATAGTAAGGCTCAATATTGTATCGCTTTGTCATGAGGTGTTTTTATGTTTTAATCACCAGGCACGCACCAAACATATCCAGTTTGATTTTGTAAGCGAAAAGGAGGCGATAGAGATTTATGCCGACAGGGAAAAGATGGAAATAGCCTTATTTAACCTGATCTCGAACGCATTAAAATTTACGCCGGAGTATGGCATAGTAACTTGTACGATAACCGATTTTAATGATAAAATTACCATCGAAATAAAGGATAGCGGCTGCGGTATAGCCGAAGGTACCGGCGATCAGTTATTTGGTAAGTTTTACCAGTTACAGAATTCGGTACCCCTGGCAGGTGGCTTTGGCATCGGGCTTTACCTGGTTAAAGCATTTATTGAAAACCATAAAGGAGCTATCAGCTATACCAGCGAGCAGGGGCAGGGCACGGTATTCAATGTGTCGTTGTTAAAAGGCAGAGAGCATTTTGGACAGCAGTTTGTTTTTGAAGACGTTGCCGAAACCTCGGTGTTTTTGGATGAGCTGATGGAGAACAAAGGCGAATTAATTGCAGCGGAGCCCGAAATTGTTGTGACAGTTAATAAAAGCCATGATGCTTTAAGCTCTGATACCAAAACCATGCTGCTGATTGATGATAACCAGCAGATCCGCACTTACCTTAAACAGATCTTTACCGGTGAGTTTGAGATTTTTGAAGCTGATAACGGAACAGACGGCCTTGAGCTTGCTTATCATCTGGTGCCCGATATTGTGATAAGCGACGTAATGATGCAGGGCTTAAGCGGTATTGAAGTATGCAGCCGTATTAAGGAAGACCCTGTTTTAAATCATATTCCGGTAATATTACTTACCGCCAGTTCATCGCCCGAAATAAAGCTCAAAGGTATTGAGGGAGGGGCTGATGATTATATCAGCAAACCTTTTGAAAAGGAGATCCTGGTGGCCCGTGTTAACGGCATCCTGAAAAGCAGGAACAACCTCCAAAAGTATTTCTACAATGAGATAACCCTTAACAAATCAAATGATCTGAAGATTTCGCAGGAGTACAAGGAGTTTTTGGAGAGATGCCTCCAGATAGTTGAACAGCATTTAACCGATCCCGACTTCAGCATTAAAACACTTGCCGCCGAAATAGGCATGAGCCATTCTAATTTATATAAGCGGATCAAATCCATTTCGGGGCAATCGGCAAACAGCTTTATTCGTTTTATCCGCTTGCGTAAGGCTGCGGAGATCTTGCTCACAACCGATAGTACAGTTTATGAAACTGCCTATAAGGTAGGTTTAAATGATTTGAAATACTTCAGGGAGCAGTTCAACAAGTTGTTCGGGATAAACCCGTCTGATTATATCAAGAAATACCGCAAGCCATTTCACAACAATTACAACGTGAACCGGGATGTGATTAAGGAGAATTAG
- a CDS encoding TonB-dependent receptor has translation MKLNLHVKDSPHRKRSPRFFVVAAGMAVACLATVQMPVMAFGGTINEQRLPDARITGKVTDERGETLPGVSVVLKGTTTGVITDINGKFSLNVPDASSGTLVFKYIGYTPHEVSLNGQTTINVQLTADSKSLNEVVVVGYGTQKKATLTGSISQVKGSELVKSPQPNLSNGIAGRFSGVIVNNRSGEPGYDGSGITVRGLATTGNNDVLVVVDGIPAQIGGLERLDPNDIETMSVLKDASAAIYGNRAANGVILITTKRGKSGKPTINYSFNQGFSSPTRLPKMADAATYAQIMNEINYDSNPAGGLNQSYTADQIQKFKDGSDPLNYPNTDWEKQTLKGSALQNQHSLSVSGGGEDIKYFVSLGTLYQDGIYKNGATKYHQYNFRSNIDANVTKRLKVGLSLSGREEDRQFPVTGAGDLFRSVYRAKPIVAAYYPNGLPTTGIENNNPAVQATDIGGINNNPKQVFNGILKGSYAIPGIEGLSVDGFFSVDKSYNFDKNFSKPYVLYSYVASTQVYNKVTVGGNNNAATLFESQENQSLLTSNIKLNYAHKFGLHDISAFVGYEQSKNHKEYFDATRYNYLSSQLPDLSQGGGAATDYLNSGLSSNYNRASYISRLTYSYDEKYLFEGQLRADGTSVFPGATRWGYFPSASVGWRITKENWFKNSVGFFDDLKLRVSYGSLGNDNISPFQYFNNYSLVNNGFVASLPGSGSNVIQPNVNLTKLANPNITWETAKKLDIGINATFLHNFTVEAIYFQQRRNNILAARNASVPGSSGIVNPYNDGSANYTPLVPLENIGKVNSDGFEATLGYNSSGHDFTWGVSGNFTYAKSKIVFIDEASTAATLPYQRQTGRPLGTSLLYDAIGIFRTQAELDAYPHVPGAKVGDLKYLDYNNDGKITADDQTRTKYGNIPQITYGFSLNAAYKGFDLSVLFAGQAQVSQYVLPEAGSVGNFYSSWADNRFSSSNTNGTYPRVTDRASNAISGGLYPNNFWLNNASFLRLKNAQLGYNFNAPFLSKLKIGGLRVYASAFNLFTISKVKDYDPEGTSGSGQFYPQQRIINLGANVKF, from the coding sequence ATGAAACTAAATTTACATGTAAAGGATTCTCCCCATCGGAAAAGGTCACCCCGCTTTTTCGTCGTTGCGGCCGGCATGGCCGTAGCTTGTTTAGCTACAGTCCAAATGCCGGTAATGGCTTTTGGGGGTACCATTAACGAGCAGCGCTTACCTGATGCCAGGATAACCGGTAAAGTTACCGACGAAAGAGGCGAAACATTGCCCGGTGTAAGCGTTGTGCTTAAAGGTACAACAACCGGCGTAATTACCGACATTAATGGTAAGTTCAGCCTTAATGTACCCGATGCGTCATCAGGTACTCTCGTATTCAAGTATATTGGCTACACTCCTCATGAAGTTAGCCTTAATGGGCAAACCACCATCAATGTGCAATTAACAGCCGATTCAAAGTCACTGAATGAGGTAGTGGTTGTAGGTTATGGTACACAGAAAAAGGCAACCTTAACAGGTTCCATTTCGCAGGTAAAAGGTTCTGAGCTGGTAAAAAGCCCTCAACCGAACCTTTCAAATGGTATTGCCGGTCGTTTTTCGGGTGTAATTGTTAACAATCGCAGCGGTGAGCCAGGGTATGACGGTTCGGGTATTACTGTACGTGGTTTGGCCACAACAGGTAATAACGATGTATTGGTTGTTGTTGACGGTATCCCTGCCCAGATAGGTGGTTTAGAGCGGCTCGACCCCAACGATATCGAAACCATGTCGGTATTAAAGGATGCGTCTGCTGCTATTTATGGTAACAGGGCCGCAAACGGTGTTATCCTCATTACCACAAAACGTGGTAAATCGGGTAAACCAACTATCAATTATAGCTTTAATCAGGGCTTTAGTTCACCAACACGCTTGCCAAAAATGGCTGATGCTGCCACTTATGCCCAGATCATGAATGAGATTAATTATGATTCGAACCCGGCAGGTGGCTTAAATCAATCTTACACAGCTGATCAGATCCAGAAATTCAAAGACGGATCAGATCCGTTAAACTATCCAAATACTGATTGGGAAAAGCAAACGCTTAAAGGGTCGGCGTTGCAAAACCAACATAGCCTTTCGGTTTCGGGCGGTGGCGAGGATATAAAATACTTTGTTTCACTGGGTACGCTTTACCAGGATGGTATTTATAAAAATGGCGCAACCAAATATCATCAATATAATTTTCGCTCAAATATTGATGCCAATGTTACCAAACGCTTAAAAGTAGGTTTGTCGTTATCTGGCCGTGAGGAAGACAGGCAGTTCCCTGTTACAGGTGCCGGCGATCTTTTTCGTTCTGTTTACCGGGCTAAGCCTATTGTTGCAGCTTATTATCCAAATGGTTTGCCAACTACAGGTATTGAAAACAATAACCCGGCCGTGCAGGCAACCGATATTGGGGGTATCAACAATAACCCTAAACAGGTTTTCAATGGTATTTTAAAAGGTAGCTATGCTATCCCCGGCATTGAAGGTTTATCTGTTGATGGTTTTTTCTCGGTTGATAAATCATACAATTTCGATAAAAATTTCAGCAAACCGTACGTTTTATACAGCTATGTTGCGAGCACACAGGTTTATAACAAAGTTACTGTAGGAGGTAACAATAATGCTGCTACTTTATTCGAGTCGCAGGAAAATCAGAGTTTGCTAACTTCCAACATCAAATTGAACTATGCACACAAATTTGGTTTGCACGATATAAGCGCTTTTGTAGGCTATGAGCAAAGCAAAAACCACAAAGAGTATTTTGATGCCACCCGCTATAACTATTTGTCATCGCAACTGCCTGATTTATCGCAAGGTGGAGGTGCAGCTACCGATTATCTTAACTCGGGATTGAGTTCAAATTATAACCGCGCCAGCTACATTAGTCGTTTAACATACTCTTATGATGAAAAGTATTTGTTTGAAGGCCAATTACGTGCCGATGGAACTTCTGTATTCCCGGGTGCGACCAGATGGGGGTATTTTCCTTCGGCTTCGGTTGGTTGGAGAATTACGAAGGAAAACTGGTTTAAAAATAGCGTCGGCTTTTTTGATGATTTGAAACTGAGGGTTTCTTATGGCTCGTTAGGTAATGATAATATATCACCTTTTCAGTATTTTAATAACTATTCTTTAGTAAATAATGGCTTTGTAGCCAGCTTACCTGGCAGTGGTTCTAACGTTATTCAGCCAAACGTCAATCTTACAAAACTGGCAAATCCTAACATAACGTGGGAAACCGCTAAAAAGCTCGATATAGGTATCAACGCCACTTTCCTTCATAACTTTACGGTAGAGGCTATTTATTTCCAGCAAAGGAGAAATAACATCCTTGCTGCAAGGAATGCTTCTGTTCCGGGATCGTCAGGTATCGTAAACCCTTATAACGATGGTTCTGCAAATTATACGCCTTTAGTACCTTTAGAAAATATTGGCAAAGTTAACAGTGATGGTTTTGAGGCAACATTAGGTTACAACAGTAGCGGTCATGACTTTACATGGGGTGTAAGCGGAAACTTCACTTATGCAAAAAGCAAAATTGTTTTTATTGATGAAGCAAGCACAGCTGCTACGTTGCCTTATCAGCGACAAACAGGACGTCCATTGGGCACATCGTTGCTCTACGATGCCATCGGTATATTCCGTACCCAGGCCGAGCTCGACGCTTATCCACATGTTCCGGGTGCAAAAGTTGGTGATTTGAAATACCTTGATTACAACAATGATGGTAAAATTACCGCCGACGACCAAACCCGTACAAAATACGGTAACATCCCTCAAATCACTTACGGGTTTAGTTTAAATGCTGCGTATAAAGGGTTTGATCTATCGGTCCTGTTTGCAGGCCAGGCCCAGGTTAGTCAATATGTGTTGCCTGAAGCAGGTAGCGTAGGTAATTTTTACAGTAGCTGGGCCGATAACCGCTTTAGTTCGTCAAATACCAATGGAACTTATCCAAGAGTAACCGACCGTGCATCGAACGCCATAAGTGGTGGTTTATACCCGAACAATTTCTGGCTCAATAATGCATCGTTCCTGAGGTTAAAGAACGCACAATTGGGCTACAATTTCAACGCACCGTTCCTGTCAAAACTTAAAATTGGCGGCTTAAGGGTTTATGCAAGCGCTTTCAACTTGTTCACTATTAGTAAAGTTAAGGATTATGATCCTGAGGGAACCAGTGGTAGCGGCCAGTTTTATCCGCAGCAACGAATTATAAACTTAGGTGCTAACGTGAAATTTTAA